The following coding sequences are from one Zonotrichia albicollis isolate bZonAlb1 chromosome 13, bZonAlb1.hap1, whole genome shotgun sequence window:
- the CIDEC gene encoding lipid transferase CIDEC isoform X1 produces MDYAKSLSQRLAAPVSKCVSASASMTQQLLAGPAPRPKPYRVCNGDRSVRKGVMAPSLAELLRQAQSALALPAPIALVLDEDGTAVETESFFRTLEEGTALMALSKGQSWTAPKTRGYQVSPSRKPPRRIDVACVTFDLYKTHPKDLGCLNVKATLYGTYSMSYDLRCYGARRLVKEALRWALFSMQATGHVLLGTSCYMQQLLDATEEEQKEEEKNSLPLQNLLPCSLPALPYKKMSQ; encoded by the exons ATGGACTACGCCAAATCCCTGAGCCAGCGCCTGGCTGCCCCCGTGTCCAA ATGTGTCTCAGCCAGCGCCTCCATgacccagcagctgctggcggGCCCGGCCCCACGGCCCAAGCCCTACCGCGTGTGCAACGGGGACCGCAGCGTGCGCAAGGGTGTCATGGCCCCCAGCCTGGCCGAGCTGCTGCGCcag GCCCAGAgcgccctggccctgcctgcgCCCATTGCGCTGGTGCTGGATGAGGACGGCACCGCTGTGGAGACAGAATCCTTCTTCCGGACCCTGGAGGAGGGCACGGCCCTGATGGCCCTGAGCAAGGGGCAGAGCTGGACTGCCCCCAAG ACACGCGGCTACCAGGTGAGCCCGTCCCGCAAGCCCCCGCGCAGGATCGATGTCGCCTGCGTCACCTTCGACCTGTACAAGACCCACCCGAAGGACCTGGGCTGCCTCAACGTCAAAGCCACCCTGTATGGCACCTACAGCATGTCCTACGACCTGCGCTGCTACGGGGCCCGGCGTCTGGTGAA ggaagcCCTGCGCTGGGCGCTGTTCAGCATGCAGGCCACGGGCCACGTCCTGCTGGGCACCTCGTGCTacatgcagcagctcctggatgcCACCgaggaggagcagaaggaagaggagaagaacTCGCTGCCCCTGCAGaacctcctgccctgcagcctccccgcCCTGCCCTACAAGAAGATGTCACAGTGA
- the ZFPM1 gene encoding zinc finger protein ZFPM1: MSRRKQSNPRQIKRSLAAMEEGEDAPVGDKSPSERDGATSDGEGSAERDTCSPPGSEESRDALESPKEPEKPDPGENPQEPDSWNGPDELELEVRDGHRRVRSRRSLPEGFSWGPFPGSIHSEPASPGHGDTSPPLTLVLGDESCWLSLLPLVPGEPDANAVIYRKDEALWCRTTRALREDEPLSALVVAEPPAVPKHSVKAEPGESPYPAALHSDIQLLPQQAGMAAILATAVVNKDVFPCKDCGIWYRSERNLQAHLMYYCASRQSARAGSPALDEKPKETYPNERVCPFPQCKKSCPSASSLEIHMRSHSGERPFVCLICLSAFTTKANCERHLKVHTDTLNGVCHSCGFISTTRDILYSHLVTNHMICQPGSKGEVFSPGSALPAAKPLAAGLSQPNNASLRKCSLGAFLPEALPALPPHVVLPGPDTAPVPTPTPPVPAPPASPPDPRAGKLSPPAQPQNGEGPSSASSSSSSSSMSGEPVRIKEEPAGSPASEAEAPRSGEGAGSPEGGSRTSSPRSLASAKVKSELASPTPGSSPVPSEPGTGTAGGTVFLPQYVFGHEAAVVPQASEILAKMSELVHSRLKQGHGGTVPPAIYTGTPPVPKGATCFECEITFNNINNYYVHKRLYCSSRHLAEDSPPGARKLKAPPGAPKGPLAPGTLLSPQAGNGQGPAVGDGDAGRDATPPSATPEGKAEDGGTKAGSPEAEGNSGRCSEDSQSPGSSVGDEGDEDPSKTLCEACNIRFSRHETYVVHKRFYCASRHDPPLRRPAAPKVPFLPQPLRTRKRRKLYEIHGAARRPAEPPPAPEPPPAEPPAAAPEPRASPMDAEGPIDLSKKPRWQSEPAPTPVPAPAPLLPLADYHECTACRISFNSLDAYLAHKKYQCPATPLQPRTLEHLQKMKGAMAAPLKGRHSPGSPGEGDPEGGVRVRAAPAGSPGIPYPGADSLQRHPKGSLPPPGAKGPLAACPYCPLNGAIKGDLLEHFRNAHGLFVAKPGPPDAPGASRTPEPPLPAVSPPRPPGPRLRRDSAKEGRDSRDSPRPPGSPASPAAPEALREAPRKPPTPPAYTDRGVQTPPGKAVPGPVPNGNHRYCRLCNIKFSSLSTFIAHKKYYCSSHAAEHVK; the protein is encoded by the exons GGTCCCTGGCAGCGATGGAGGAAGGCGAGGACGCCCCGGTGGGGGACAAGAGCCCCTCGGAGAGGGATGGGGCCACCTCGGACGGCGAGGGCTCCGCCGAGCGCGACACCTGCAGCCCCCCCGGCAGTGAAG agtCCAGAGATGCTCTGGAGAGTCCAAAGGAGCCAGAGAAGCCAGATCCTGGAGAAAACCCCCAGGAGCCAGACAGCTGGAATGGGCCAG atgagctggagctggaggtgcgGGATGGGCACAGACGGGTGCGGAGCCGCCGCAGCCTCCCCGAGGGTTTCTCCTGGGGCCCCTTCCCGGGCAGCATCCACAGCGAGCCGGCATCGCCGGGCCACGGCGACACG agcccccccCTGACGCTGGTGCTGGGGGACgagagctgctggctgtccctgctgcccctcgtGCCCGGAGAGCCCGATGCCAACGCCGTCATCTACAGGAAGG aCGAAGCGCTGTGGTGCCGCACGACGCGGGCGCTGCGGGAGGACGAGCCCCTGAGCGCCCTGGTGGTGGCGGAGCCGCCGGCTGTCCCCAAGCACAGCGTGAAAGCCGAGCCCGGCGAGTCCCCGTACCCGGCGGCGCTGCACTCCGAcatccagctgctgccacagcaggcCGGCATGGCCGCCATCCTGGCCACCGCCGTGGTCAACA AGGACGTGTTCCCGTGCAAGGACTGCGGGATTTGGTACCGCAGCGAGCGCAACCTGCAGGCGCACCTGATGTACTACTGTGCCAGCCGGCAGAGCGCCCGCGCCGGCTCCCCCGCCCTGGACGAGAAGCCCAAGGAGACCTATCCCAACGAGAGGGTCTGCCCCTTCCCTCAGTGCAAGAAgagctgtcccagtgccagctccctggAGATCCACATGCGCAGCCATAGCG GAGAGCGGCCGTTTGTCTGCCTGATCTGCCTGTCGGCCTTCACCACCAAGGCCAACTGTGAGCGGCACCTGAAGGTGCACACGGACACCCTGAACG GTGTCTGCCACAGCTGTGGCTTCATCTCCACCACGAGGGACATCCTGTACAGCCACCTGGTCACCAACCACATGATCTGCCAGCCAGGCTCCAAAGGCGAGGTGTTCTCACCTGGGTCAGCCCTTCCTGCTGCCAAACCCCTCGCTGCTG ggctgagccagcCGAACAACGCGTCCCTGCGCAAGTGCAGCCTGGGCGCGTTCCTGCCCGAGGCTCTGCCGGCCCTGCCGCCGCACGTGGTGCTGCCCGGCCCCGACACCGCTCCGGTACCGACACCGACACCACCGGTACCGGCACCGCCCGCCTCGCCCCCTGACCCCCGGGCCGGCAAACTctcacccccagcccagccgcAGAACGGGGAAGGGCCTTCATCagcatcctcctcatcctcctcctcctccatgtcCGGCGAGCCCGTGCGCATCAAGGAGGAGCCGGCGGGCAGCCCGGCCAGCGAGGCGGAGGCGCCCAGGAGCGGGGAGGGGGCCGGCAGCCCCGAGGGCGGCTCCCGGACCTCGTCCCCCCGCAGCCTGGCATCGGCCAAGGTGAAGTCAGAGCTCGCCAGCCCCACGCCGGGCTCCAGCCCCGTGCCCAGCGAGCCGGGGACGGGCACGGCCGGCGGCACCGTGTTCCTGCCGCAGTATGTGTTCGGCCACGAGGCCGCCGTGGTGCCGCAGGCCTCGGAGATCCTGGCCAAGATGTCGGAGCTGGTGCACAGCCGGCTGAAGCAGGGCCACGGGGGCACGGTGCCACCTGCCATCTACACGGGCACGCCGCCGGTGCCCAAGGGTGCCACGTGCTTCGAGTGCGAGATCACCTTCAACAACATCAACAACTACTACGTGCACAAGCGCCTGTACTGCTCCAGCCGCCACCTGGCCGAGGACAGCCCCCCCGGGGCACGCAAGCTCAAAGCTCCCCCCGGGGCGCCCAAGGGTCCCCTGGCCCCGGGGACACTGCTGTCCCCTCAGGCGGGCAACGGGCAGGGCCCGGCAGTGGGGGACGGGGACGCCGGCCGCGATGCCACCCCGCCATCCGCCACACCGGAGGGCAAGGCTGAGGATGGGGGCACCAAAGCGGGGTCCCCCGAGGCAGAGGGGAACTCGGGGCGGTGCAGCGAGGACAGCCAGAGCCCCGGCAGCTCGGTGGGCGATGAGGGGGACGAGGACCCCAGCAAGACGCTGTGCGAGGCCTGCAACATCCGCTTCAGCCGCCACGAGACCTACGTGGTGCACAAGCGCTTCTACTGCGCCTCGCGGCACGATCCCCCCCTgcgccgccccgccgcccccaAAGTGCCCTTCCTGCCGCAGCCCCTGCGCACCCGCAAGCGCCGCAAGCTCTACGAGATCCACGGCGCCGCTCGCCGCCCCGCGGAGcccccgccggccccggagcCCCCGCCCGCAGAGCCGCCCGCGGCCGCCCCCGAGCCCCGCGCCAGCCCCATGGACGCCGAGGGTCCCATCGACCTGAGCAAGAAGCCGCGCTGGCAGAGCGAGCCGGCACCCACACCGGTACCGGCACCGGCGCCGCTGCTGCCCCTGGCCGACTACCACGAGTGCACGGCGTGCCGCATCAGCTTCAACAGCCTGGACGCGTACCTGGCGCACAAGAAGTACCAGTGCCCGGCCACGCCGCTGCAGCCCCGAACGCTGGAGCACCTGCAGAAGATGAAGGGCGCCATGGCCGCCCCGCTCAAGGGCCGGCAcagccccggcagccccggTGAAGGGGACCCCGAAGGAGGGGTGCGGGTGAGGGCGGCCCCGGCGGGCAGCCCCGGCATCCCTTACCCCGGGGCGGACTCGCTGCAGCGTCACCCCAAGGGCTCCCTGCCGCCGCCGGGGGCCAAGGGTCCCCTGGCTGCCTGTCCCTACTGTCCCCTCAACGGGGCCATCAAGGGCGACCTCCTGGAGCACTTCCGAAACGCCCACGGGCTCTTCGTGGCCAAGCCGGGACCACCGGATGCGCCCGGTGCCAGCAGGACGCCCGAGCCCCCGCTGCCCGCCGTGTCCCCTCCGCGCCCGCCCGGCCCTCGCCTGCGCCGGGACAGCGCCaaggagggcagggacagcagggacagcccgcGGCCCCCCGGCTCGCCCGCCTCGCCCGCAGCCCCCGAGGCTCTGCGGGAAGCCCCCCGCAAGCCCCCCACGCCCCCCGCCTACACGGACAGGGGGGTGCAGACCCCCCCGGGCAAGGCCGTGCCCGGCCCGGTGCCCAACGGCAACCACAGGTACTGTCGCCTGTGCAACATCAAGTTCAGCAGCCTGTCCACCTTCATCGCCCACAAGAAGTATTACTGCTCCTCCCACGCTGCCGAGCACGTCAAGTAA